In the genome of Thermoplasmata archaeon, one region contains:
- a CDS encoding alanine--glyoxylate aminotransferase family protein, producing the protein MSRTLFTVGPVHVEAATLQAMTKPMITHRCKEYKELHAGIVEKIQKALNTDMDVFLVGGSATVMLEAAIRNGVNSKSLGLTNGSFGNRSIELGQLNGKDVTKVEVPWGKAMKPEHIAGKVTKGIEAVHWVSNESSTGVFSDSLALTKEIRAQNPDALTMIDAVTSAFAMDLKVKDLDADSIVFGTQKALALPPGLAIMLCSERLLEKAKTVPNRGFYGDLLKIKKQADVDYALTTPPVSLMYALDYQLDKALKEGMQNRYARHQEMADMVRNWADKKLNGVFPEEGYRSNSIGVLNKGDMDFDTFNSKLKAKGYEISNGYGDVKEKTFRIGHMGDTTPAMVKELLSAMDAVLEE; encoded by the coding sequence TTGAGTAGAACGCTGTTTACCGTCGGACCTGTACACGTAGAGGCCGCGACACTTCAAGCAATGACCAAACCTATGATCACACACCGCTGCAAGGAGTACAAGGAACTCCACGCCGGCATCGTTGAGAAGATCCAAAAGGCTCTCAACACGGATATGGACGTCTTCCTCGTCGGAGGATCCGCCACCGTCATGCTGGAGGCCGCAATCAGGAACGGTGTCAACAGCAAATCTCTCGGACTGACCAACGGTTCCTTCGGAAACAGGTCCATCGAGCTAGGACAGCTCAACGGAAAGGACGTCACGAAGGTGGAGGTCCCCTGGGGCAAGGCAATGAAGCCCGAGCACATCGCAGGAAAGGTCACCAAGGGCATCGAGGCCGTCCACTGGGTGAGCAACGAGTCCTCCACAGGAGTATTCAGCGATTCCCTGGCTTTGACCAAGGAAATCAGGGCCCAGAACCCCGATGCTCTCACCATGATCGATGCGGTCACATCCGCTTTCGCTATGGACCTGAAGGTTAAGGACCTGGATGCGGATTCTATCGTATTCGGAACCCAGAAGGCACTCGCCCTTCCTCCCGGACTCGCCATCATGCTGTGCTCCGAGAGGCTCCTCGAGAAGGCCAAGACCGTTCCCAACCGCGGATTCTACGGCGACCTTCTGAAGATCAAGAAGCAGGCCGATGTGGATTACGCCCTCACCACACCCCCAGTCTCCCTCATGTACGCATTGGACTACCAGCTCGACAAGGCCCTCAAGGAGGGAATGCAGAATAGGTACGCCAGGCACCAGGAGATGGCCGACATGGTCAGGAACTGGGCGGACAAGAAGCTCAACGGCGTGTTCCCCGAGGAGGGGTACCGCTCTAACTCCATCGGAGTGCTCAACAAGGGCGACATGGATTTCGACACATTCAATTCGAAGCTGAAGGCCAAGGGATACGAGATCTCCAACGGCTACGGCGATGTAAAGGAGAAGACGTTCAGGATCGGACACATGGGAGACACCACACCCGCTATGGTGAAGGAGCTCCTGTCCGCCATGGACGCCGTTCTGGAGGAATGA
- a CDS encoding pyridoxal phosphate-dependent aminotransferase, producing the protein MVSQRLQTVPASGTIAISNLVSQMKAEGIDIVSFSMGEPDFTTPSNIIDAACDSLHAGFTHYTPSTGIPELRKAIADYTKKNDNVPCEAKNVLVTPTKQAIFMTCLAYIDPGDEVILPDPSWVSYEACIRLAGGVPVYVPTRFEDGFVVNPALIEQAITPRTRMIILNTPTNPTGAVIPKDTLKQIADIAISHDVMVMSDEIYSAIIYEGQHTSMASFPGMMDRTILISGLSKTFAMTGWRLGWAIASEENIKNINKLQSHSISCCTSFVQKAAVEALNGPQDSKINMVKAFRKRRDLALDLIRDIPGMECNTPNGAFYLFPKYNKDIPSAKLAEILLKEGHVAVTPGTAFGPGGEGFFRISYATSEDQIQEGVARIKKTLSSL; encoded by the coding sequence ATGGTTTCCCAGAGGTTGCAAACGGTCCCCGCGTCAGGGACGATAGCGATATCGAATCTCGTCAGCCAGATGAAGGCCGAGGGCATAGACATAGTGTCCTTTTCTATGGGAGAACCCGATTTCACAACACCTTCCAACATTATCGATGCCGCATGCGATTCTCTGCATGCAGGTTTCACGCATTACACACCTTCTACCGGAATCCCGGAGCTCAGAAAGGCCATCGCGGATTACACGAAGAAGAACGACAATGTTCCGTGCGAGGCGAAAAATGTCCTCGTCACCCCTACCAAGCAGGCCATCTTCATGACCTGTCTGGCCTATATCGATCCCGGAGATGAGGTGATCCTTCCGGATCCGTCTTGGGTCTCTTACGAGGCATGCATACGCCTGGCAGGAGGGGTTCCTGTCTACGTCCCCACGAGGTTCGAGGACGGTTTCGTCGTGAATCCCGCTCTCATCGAGCAGGCAATAACCCCTAGGACCAGGATGATCATCCTGAACACACCGACGAATCCCACCGGTGCGGTGATTCCGAAGGACACGCTCAAGCAGATCGCGGACATTGCTATCAGCCATGATGTCATGGTGATGTCCGATGAGATCTACAGCGCCATCATCTACGAGGGACAGCACACATCGATGGCATCATTCCCCGGTATGATGGACCGTACCATACTCATATCCGGACTTTCAAAGACGTTCGCGATGACCGGATGGAGGCTCGGATGGGCGATCGCTTCCGAGGAGAATATCAAGAACATCAACAAGCTCCAATCACATTCCATCTCATGCTGTACTTCTTTTGTTCAGAAGGCTGCGGTGGAGGCCCTCAACGGACCTCAGGATTCTAAGATCAACATGGTCAAGGCGTTCAGGAAGAGACGCGATCTGGCACTTGATCTCATCAGGGACATTCCCGGCATGGAATGCAACACCCCTAACGGGGCATTCTACCTCTTCCCGAAGTACAACAAGGATATCCCCTCTGCGAAGCTCGCGGAGATCCTTCTCAAGGAAGGCCATGTCGCCGTCACTCCCGGAACCGCATTCGGACCCGGAGGAGAGGGATTCTTCAGGATCTCGTACGCAACATCCGAGGATCAGATCCAAGAGGGAGTCGCCAGGATCAAGAAGACCTTGTCGAGTCTCTGA
- a CDS encoding ABC transporter ATP-binding protein, translating into MSSTLKRKFGLSEKGWKNLKGASISATITNFVLMIPMMVIIMFIADLIGDNEYDYDLDLWIYVALCLGLMLLTFIVYMYEYHRCFFDVYSESKNVRIGMAEKMRKMPLSFFSQKDPTDLTVRMMGDVSMQESALSHWVPSLIASLIFTPIIGIMVLVWSPIIGLAIVWPIPVAFAMVVFSSKIQRRENKKKFDKMERVTELIQESIECSDDLKANDAQRSYMKKVNKELDAVEGAEVRCELIIALFVVGGQSVMKIGLATTAVVGALLFADGSIPMIIYLAALIVVSRIYDPINIALQNLAAILVAEDHCERIQEINDLPIQSGTDDFNPENYDIEFKNVGFAYSGGKTVLEDVSFVAKQGEVTALVGPSGEGKSTVARLATRFWDVDKGQIILGGVDISTVDTEVLMSKYSIVFQDVVLFNTTIMDNIRIGRKGATDEEVLAAAKAALCDEFVSALPDGYNTNIGENGGKLSGGERQRISIARAILKDAPIIIMDEATASLDTESESRVQEALSRLIADKTVVIIAHRMRTVEDADKIVVLSGGKVAEMGAPSELKEAGGIFSRMVDLQTNSGTWSL; encoded by the coding sequence ATCAGCAGTACACTGAAAAGGAAGTTCGGTCTTTCTGAAAAGGGCTGGAAGAACCTCAAGGGTGCTTCGATCTCAGCCACGATAACCAATTTCGTGCTCATGATCCCGATGATGGTCATCATAATGTTCATAGCGGACCTGATAGGCGATAACGAGTATGATTACGACCTGGATTTATGGATCTATGTCGCATTATGCCTTGGTCTCATGCTGTTGACATTCATCGTATACATGTATGAGTACCACCGCTGTTTCTTCGACGTATACAGCGAGAGCAAGAACGTGCGCATCGGGATGGCTGAGAAGATGCGTAAAATGCCGCTATCGTTCTTCTCACAGAAGGACCCTACGGACCTTACCGTCCGTATGATGGGCGACGTCTCCATGCAGGAATCGGCGCTATCCCACTGGGTCCCATCACTGATCGCGTCACTGATATTCACTCCGATCATCGGTATTATGGTCCTGGTATGGTCCCCAATAATCGGTCTTGCGATCGTCTGGCCTATACCTGTGGCGTTTGCCATGGTCGTATTCTCCTCTAAAATCCAGAGAAGGGAGAATAAGAAGAAGTTCGACAAGATGGAGAGGGTGACCGAGCTCATACAGGAATCCATAGAGTGCTCGGATGATCTGAAGGCCAACGACGCCCAGAGATCCTACATGAAGAAGGTCAACAAGGAGTTGGATGCTGTGGAAGGTGCGGAGGTGAGGTGCGAGCTCATCATAGCTCTATTCGTCGTCGGAGGACAGTCCGTCATGAAGATAGGGCTGGCCACCACTGCGGTGGTCGGAGCCCTGCTCTTTGCAGACGGTTCGATCCCCATGATAATCTATCTGGCAGCTCTGATCGTCGTGTCGCGCATATATGATCCGATAAACATCGCTCTCCAGAATCTTGCGGCCATACTGGTAGCAGAGGATCATTGCGAGCGTATCCAGGAGATCAACGATCTTCCGATTCAGTCAGGTACTGATGATTTCAACCCAGAGAACTACGACATAGAATTCAAGAATGTCGGTTTCGCCTACAGCGGGGGCAAGACGGTTCTTGAGGATGTATCGTTCGTGGCGAAGCAGGGAGAGGTGACGGCACTGGTCGGACCTTCGGGAGAGGGCAAGTCCACCGTTGCCAGATTGGCTACCAGATTCTGGGATGTTGACAAAGGCCAGATAATCCTGGGAGGGGTGGACATATCCACGGTCGATACAGAGGTCTTGATGTCCAAATACTCGATTGTCTTCCAGGATGTGGTCTTGTTCAATACCACCATCATGGATAACATCCGTATTGGCAGGAAAGGCGCCACTGACGAGGAAGTTCTGGCAGCCGCCAAGGCCGCACTTTGCGATGAGTTCGTATCCGCCTTGCCCGATGGTTACAACACCAATATAGGTGAGAACGGAGGCAAACTTTCCGGAGGCGAGAGGCAGAGGATATCGATCGCCCGTGCGATACTGAAGGATGCCCCTATCATCATCATGGATGAGGCCACCGCCTCCTTGGACACGGAATCAGAGAGCAGAGTGCAGGAGGCACTTTCCAGGCTGATAGCCGACAAGACCGTGGTGATAATCGCGCACCGCATGAGGACCGTTGAGGATGCCGACAAGATCGTTGTCCTGTCCGGCGGAAAGGTGGCGGAGATGGGAGCGCCATCGGAACTCAAGGAGGCCGGAGGAATCTTTTCCAGAATGGTGGACCTGCAGACCAATTCCGGTACTTGGAGTCTCTAA
- a CDS encoding ABC transporter ATP-binding protein, whose product MGKEKKPSRISEFEKYAEGRHHLVILSMVGSAISAILSVIPFYYIWLIAKEAMGAGDTELMISYGWLALAFALISILVYIIALMLSHLAAFRISKNLKKKMINHVLSLPPGALDEEGSGRVRRTIQDSVESTHEFIAHNQPDLASSYILPIAIIVLLLVFDWRLGLASLIPVLLGIYISMSMLGRSSMKYHMTQWQNSLADVNNKAVEYVRGISVVKVFQQTVDSFQSFKGSIDNYSDYCLGYTKMARRPMCEFFTLINSCGAFIVAFAVIIIEFLEDGAVSGDLIANVIFYVVFTPIISVLLMRIMFSSDQTYRVDDALMRINELLAMKPLDEPAAPRSPQDFSIVFKDVRFSYSEESAPAVDGVSIELKQGTITALVGLSGSGKSTMAGLAARFWDPQEGSITVGGIDLKDVGSDNLRKIESYVFQNNHLIKGTLSENVRLGRPDATDEQVANALKLAQCDDIVAKMPEGLDTMIGPGGVYLSGGEVQRVSIARAILRDAPIVILDEATAFADPENEHLIQKAFEELAKGRTVLLIAHRLTTVRNADQICVMDHGKVIETGKHDDLVLSQGKYQAMWEDYQKVLSWKVKGVSA is encoded by the coding sequence ATGGGCAAAGAAAAGAAACCGAGTCGTATCTCGGAGTTCGAGAAATATGCCGAAGGCAGGCATCACCTTGTCATTCTGTCAATGGTCGGTTCTGCGATAAGCGCTATTCTCTCCGTGATACCCTTCTATTACATTTGGCTGATAGCTAAGGAGGCCATGGGTGCCGGCGATACCGAGCTGATGATAAGCTATGGCTGGTTGGCTCTGGCGTTCGCACTGATATCGATCCTTGTTTACATCATAGCATTGATGTTGTCGCATCTGGCAGCCTTCCGTATCAGCAAGAATCTGAAGAAAAAGATGATAAATCACGTCCTGTCGCTGCCCCCTGGAGCCTTGGACGAGGAAGGAAGCGGGAGAGTAAGGAGGACCATACAGGATTCAGTGGAATCCACGCATGAGTTCATAGCGCACAACCAGCCTGACCTGGCCTCGTCATATATCCTTCCGATAGCCATAATCGTGCTGTTGCTGGTGTTCGATTGGAGGCTCGGATTGGCATCGCTGATCCCCGTCCTGCTGGGGATTTACATCTCCATGTCTATGCTGGGAAGGTCATCGATGAAATACCATATGACGCAATGGCAGAATTCTCTGGCCGATGTCAACAACAAGGCCGTGGAGTATGTTAGGGGAATATCCGTTGTAAAGGTCTTCCAACAGACGGTCGATTCGTTCCAGAGTTTCAAGGGTTCTATAGACAATTACTCCGACTACTGTCTGGGCTACACAAAAATGGCCCGCAGGCCGATGTGCGAGTTCTTCACGCTGATAAACAGCTGCGGAGCCTTCATTGTGGCATTCGCTGTGATCATCATAGAATTCCTGGAGGACGGTGCGGTCTCCGGAGACCTAATCGCCAATGTGATCTTCTATGTCGTGTTCACACCCATCATATCTGTCCTGCTGATGAGGATAATGTTCTCGTCGGATCAGACATATAGGGTCGATGATGCGCTCATGCGCATAAACGAACTGCTGGCCATGAAGCCGTTGGATGAGCCTGCCGCTCCGAGGTCCCCTCAGGACTTCAGCATCGTCTTCAAGGACGTCCGCTTCTCCTATTCCGAGGAGTCTGCTCCTGCAGTGGACGGCGTATCCATCGAACTGAAGCAGGGAACAATCACGGCATTGGTCGGTCTGTCCGGGAGTGGAAAATCCACAATGGCGGGGCTGGCAGCAAGGTTCTGGGATCCCCAGGAGGGTTCAATTACTGTAGGCGGGATTGATCTGAAGGACGTCGGCAGTGATAATCTCCGCAAGATCGAGAGTTATGTCTTCCAGAACAACCATCTCATAAAGGGAACGCTGTCAGAGAACGTCCGCCTCGGCAGGCCCGACGCTACGGACGAACAGGTGGCCAACGCTCTGAAGCTCGCCCAGTGCGACGACATCGTTGCCAAGATGCCTGAGGGTCTGGACACTATGATCGGTCCCGGAGGGGTATATCTGTCCGGAGGAGAGGTGCAGAGGGTATCCATCGCAAGGGCTATCCTCAGAGATGCCCCCATCGTCATATTGGACGAGGCTACGGCATTCGCGGATCCGGAGAACGAGCACCTCATTCAGAAAGCATTCGAAGAACTGGCCAAAGGCCGCACCGTGCTTCTAATCGCACACCGTCTCACAACAGTTCGCAACGCAGACCAGATCTGCGTCATGGACCACGGAAAGGTGATCGAAACTGGGAAGCATGACGATCTGGTCCTATCCCAAGGCAAGTATCAGGCTATGTGGGAGGACTATCAGAAGGTCCTGTCCTGGAAGGTCAAGGGGGTGTCCGCATGA
- a CDS encoding helix-turn-helix domain-containing protein, with product MLIPSKRHRSLDVIVAPGEFYVKGSDPQSTRKILDGIKDRYRMNSGRCFELGDRVMVDTMAIWKVLDRENPDPETIHVLVSDLIMSLHSSDEVNFVKAHTPAAASPEDELCNMLQSKINTEVTIDSLCRQLGIDGPGACRRFARIYGKTPYSYLKYYRMIDAASTILLGERSMEEVGRSVGYSAECKFAESFRKQFGCRPKHFITQYHTYS from the coding sequence ATGCTGATCCCGTCCAAGAGGCACAGATCGCTTGATGTTATCGTGGCCCCCGGAGAGTTCTATGTCAAGGGTTCCGATCCCCAGTCCACCCGGAAGATATTGGATGGCATTAAGGACAGGTACCGCATGAACAGCGGCAGGTGTTTTGAATTGGGTGACAGGGTAATGGTGGACACAATGGCAATATGGAAGGTACTGGACAGGGAGAACCCCGACCCCGAAACGATACATGTGTTGGTATCCGATCTGATAATGAGCCTTCATTCCAGCGATGAGGTGAATTTCGTCAAGGCACATACGCCGGCAGCGGCATCTCCCGAGGATGAATTGTGCAACATGCTGCAATCGAAGATCAATACAGAGGTCACGATCGACAGCCTGTGCAGGCAGTTGGGAATCGATGGTCCAGGAGCATGCAGGAGATTCGCTCGTATCTATGGGAAGACGCCGTATTCGTATCTGAAGTACTATCGTATGATAGATGCCGCAAGCACGATCCTTCTGGGGGAGAGGAGTATGGAAGAGGTGGGGAGATCTGTCGGTTATTCAGCAGAATGCAAGTTCGCAGAATCCTTCAGGAAACAGTTTGGGTGCAGGCCCAAACATTTCATCACCCAATATCATACATATTCATAA
- a CDS encoding iron ABC transporter permease, translating to MDPTIGRTLYRNITRKRVLFILIAAITVAIAFMSNMLINLSAGPIEGLKALFDPDSVSKSTYLIMHYYRLPESCFGLLVGLALGMAGAEMQTVLNNPLAEPYTLGISSAASFGAALSIAFGFGATVFGNYSTIILAFAFSMMICLVITSVINRRTANPTTTILLGVAMLFLFQSLVSLIQSISNKDAANSIMFWMFGSIGRDNNYSDIGILALVVVLVATLFAWNAWKLTSLKMGDSKVNSMGIDVTKLRRNIIIGISLVTATAVSFTGTIGFVGLVGPHIARMLVGDDQRFLLPMSGLCGAAMVLIASIICKFLENVASLPIGVVTSLVGVPFFIYLIMRKRAVVS from the coding sequence ATGGACCCTACGATCGGACGCACACTGTACAGGAACATAACTAGGAAGAGGGTGCTGTTCATCCTCATTGCCGCGATCACTGTGGCCATCGCATTCATGTCCAACATGCTGATCAACCTTAGTGCGGGTCCGATCGAGGGCCTTAAAGCCCTTTTCGATCCAGATTCTGTCAGTAAGAGTACATATCTGATCATGCATTACTACCGTCTGCCTGAGAGCTGTTTCGGGCTCCTCGTCGGATTGGCTCTAGGTATGGCCGGTGCAGAGATGCAGACGGTGCTTAACAACCCCTTGGCAGAACCTTACACCCTGGGGATTTCATCGGCCGCTTCATTCGGTGCCGCGCTATCCATCGCATTCGGTTTCGGAGCGACCGTCTTCGGAAATTATTCCACGATAATACTAGCCTTCGCATTCTCGATGATGATATGCCTGGTAATCACATCGGTTATCAACAGAAGAACGGCCAACCCGACCACGACCATTCTGCTTGGAGTGGCGATGCTGTTCCTGTTCCAATCTCTGGTCAGCCTCATCCAATCGATATCGAACAAAGATGCGGCCAACAGCATCATGTTCTGGATGTTCGGAAGTATCGGGAGGGATAACAACTACAGCGACATCGGGATACTGGCCCTGGTAGTCGTATTGGTGGCGACACTCTTCGCTTGGAATGCATGGAAACTGACATCTCTGAAGATGGGGGACAGCAAAGTCAATTCCATGGGCATTGACGTGACCAAACTGAGGCGTAACATCATAATAGGGATATCTCTGGTGACGGCAACCGCGGTCAGCTTCACGGGGACGATAGGTTTTGTTGGGTTGGTGGGGCCGCATATCGCACGCATGCTCGTGGGCGATGATCAGAGATTCCTCCTGCCGATGTCCGGACTGTGCGGCGCGGCAATGGTACTCATCGCCTCAATCATATGCAAATTCCTCGAAAACGTGGCATCGCTGCCGATAGGTGTCGTTACATCCCTTGTCGGTGTACCGTTCTTCATTTACCTCATAATGAGAAAGAGGGCGGTGGTCTCATGA
- a CDS encoding ABC transporter ATP-binding protein: MQIPRKRGIAADRCRYIPCRCTVLHLPHNEKEGGGLMKLEVDALRFSYGSTEILKGVSMEFDTGINAVLGPNGAGKSTLVKCLSGVHKPSSGTATFDGESLIHRDPYKINMTYMSQETPHISNLTVLEFMLLGRANELKLRVSEDDIDLAYSPLHKLGIEEFADRNVGELSGGQAQMVMIAQCLVSDPDLIILDEPMNNLDLKRELDIFEIIREEHSLRELTTVMVLHDLNFASRYCDRIVVMDHGEVYSSGTPQEVITPEMLRDVYRVEAEVAINS, from the coding sequence ATGCAAATTCCTCGAAAACGTGGCATCGCTGCCGATAGGTGTCGTTACATCCCTTGTCGGTGTACCGTTCTTCATTTACCTCATAATGAGAAAGAGGGCGGTGGTCTCATGAAACTGGAAGTAGACGCCCTCCGCTTCTCATACGGCAGCACGGAGATCCTGAAGGGCGTATCAATGGAGTTCGATACAGGCATCAATGCCGTACTGGGCCCGAACGGTGCTGGAAAATCCACACTGGTGAAGTGCTTGTCGGGTGTCCACAAACCTTCATCGGGCACCGCCACGTTCGATGGAGAGAGCCTGATACATAGAGACCCTTACAAGATCAACATGACCTACATGTCCCAAGAGACACCGCATATCAGCAATCTGACCGTACTTGAGTTCATGCTCCTGGGCCGTGCTAACGAACTTAAGCTGAGGGTATCGGAAGACGACATCGACCTTGCTTATTCTCCGCTTCACAAGTTGGGGATAGAGGAATTTGCCGACAGGAATGTAGGCGAACTGTCCGGGGGACAGGCCCAGATGGTAATGATCGCCCAATGTCTCGTATCCGACCCCGACCTGATCATCCTCGATGAACCCATGAACAATCTGGACCTTAAGAGGGAATTGGACATATTCGAAATAATCAGAGAGGAGCATTCCCTGAGGGAATTGACCACCGTCATGGTGCTCCACGACCTGAATTTTGCTTCGAGGTATTGCGACCGCATAGTTGTTATGGATCATGGAGAGGTGTACTCGTCAGGAACGCCTCAGGAAGTAATTACTCCAGAAATGCTCCGTGATGTTTACAGGGTAGAGGCGGAAGTAGCGATTAACAGCTAA
- a CDS encoding formate--phosphoribosylaminoimidazolecarboxamide ligase, producing MVPKGKIDAILDEYDPKDITIATLCSHSSLQIFHGARKLGFKTLGLTISHSTKYYDAFPLGKPDEIIKYKDFEDMESRVDELYEKNAIIIPHGSFVEYMGSERFGDYPVPSYGNREVLNWESSREKQREWISGAGVSMPEIITDPKAIDKPVMVKYNGAKGGKGYFIAMDYNGFKMAVDPDESYNIQEYCMGTRYYMHFFYDPLKHDGYKCAEGGSLELMSMDRRDESNIDELYKLGNIDDLKKVGMYPSFVVTGNTPVVLRESLLPKAFDMAEKVVDKSYELFGGMWGPFCLETVVNDKLQFKAFEISTRIVAGTNPFISGSPYADLIYPGMSTGARMAMHIKEAAETGKLKEIVS from the coding sequence ATGGTACCCAAAGGTAAGATCGACGCAATCCTGGACGAATACGATCCGAAGGACATCACGATAGCAACTCTGTGCTCCCACTCGTCGCTGCAGATTTTCCATGGCGCGAGGAAGTTGGGCTTCAAGACCTTGGGTCTGACCATATCTCACAGCACTAAGTACTACGATGCGTTCCCCCTCGGAAAGCCCGACGAGATCATCAAGTACAAGGATTTCGAGGACATGGAGTCCCGTGTAGACGAGCTCTACGAGAAGAATGCGATCATCATCCCCCACGGTTCCTTTGTCGAGTACATGGGTTCCGAGAGGTTCGGCGATTATCCCGTCCCCTCGTACGGCAACCGTGAGGTCCTTAATTGGGAATCCAGCAGGGAGAAGCAGAGGGAATGGATCTCCGGAGCCGGCGTATCCATGCCCGAGATCATCACCGACCCCAAGGCCATCGACAAGCCTGTCATGGTCAAGTACAACGGTGCCAAGGGCGGTAAGGGTTACTTCATCGCCATGGACTACAACGGTTTCAAGATGGCAGTCGACCCCGACGAGTCATACAACATCCAGGAATACTGCATGGGTACAAGGTACTACATGCACTTCTTCTATGACCCTCTGAAGCATGACGGTTACAAGTGTGCCGAGGGCGGTTCGCTCGAGCTCATGTCCATGGACCGTAGGGACGAATCTAACATCGATGAGCTGTACAAGCTCGGTAACATAGACGATCTGAAGAAGGTCGGAATGTACCCCTCGTTCGTGGTCACCGGAAACACACCTGTGGTCCTCAGGGAATCTCTCCTGCCGAAGGCGTTCGACATGGCCGAGAAGGTCGTGGACAAGTCTTACGAGCTGTTCGGAGGAATGTGGGGACCGTTCTGTCTGGAGACCGTCGTCAACGATAAGCTGCAGTTCAAGGCCTTCGAGATCTCGACAAGGATCGTCGCGGGAACCAACCCGTTCATCTCCGGTTCCCCCTATGCCGACCTGATATATCCTGGAATGAGCACTGGCGCAAGGATGGCCATGCACATCAAGGAAGCGGCAGAGACCGGTAAGCTGAAGGAGATCGTCTCCTGA